The Deinococcus aerolatus region CATCAACCTGGTCTGGTTGCCACAGTGGAGGAACAAAGCCGATACCGATGCCCTCGATTCGGTTCGGTCCCGTGGCTCCTCCCGACAACACAGCAGACTCAGCCGGTTCTACGGCGACAATGCGTAGTTCGGGATTCCTGGAACGCAACACTTGCCCGACGCCATGCAGTGAATGGGCCGTTCCCACAGCATGGACGAACACCCCCACTTCGCCCTGTGTCTGGGCCCAGATTTCTTCTCCCAGGGCAAAGTAACCGGTGATTGCATCGTGGTTGTTGAGTTGATCAACCCACCAGTGCCCCGGTTGGGCGGAAATCTCGCCGGCACGAGCGATCATCTGTTTGATCAGCGCCTCGGTGATCTGCCCGCCGTCGCTCGGCACCTCGTCCACGGTGGCCCCAAAGGTTGTCATGGTTCGCCTTTTCTCAATGCTGAACGCATCTGAGAACACGATATGCAGCCGATAGCCTAAAGCCGCGCAGACGAACGCCAGTGAAATACCTGTGGTGCCCGCGGTGTATTCAACGACGGTATTTCCCGGATGCAGACGCCCACTTCGAACAGCGCCCTCAATGGCAGTTCGTGCCATCCGGTCTTTCATGCTTCCAGTCGGATTGGCCCACTCCAGCTTGACAAGGATCCGGGCACCACTTTCTGGGGTAATGTTGCACAGTTCCACAAGTGGTGTATTCCCGATTCCAGCCAAGGCCCCCAGACCACC contains the following coding sequences:
- a CDS encoding PLP-dependent cysteine synthase family protein, which codes for MAGIGNTPLVELCNITPESGARILVKLEWANPTGSMKDRMARTAIEGAVRSGRLHPGNTVVEYTAGTTGISLAFVCAALGYRLHIVFSDAFSIEKRRTMTTFGATVDEVPSDGGQITEALIKQMIARAGEISAQPGHWWVDQLNNHDAITGYFALGEEIWAQTQGEVGVFVHAVGTAHSLHGVGQVLRSRNPELRIVAVEPAESAVLSGGATGPNRIEGIGIGFVPPLWQPDQVDDIQTVGADEAMAMARRLAREEGLFAGTSSGANVVAALRIAEQLEPGAVVVTLLCDSGFRYL